In a genomic window of Gossypium arboreum isolate Shixiya-1 chromosome 9, ASM2569848v2, whole genome shotgun sequence:
- the LOC108454867 gene encoding uncharacterized protein LOC108454867 isoform X2: MSVSQLGSNLAAADEMSNSTEQTLDGEPRPSDRSPKNQLREDQQQAQEWETLARAWVGAFPEAKAVTESQVEVWIDSNFGSLPADLQSMPRSELIERLLSIQNYLRFPSQTQDREPSQHDLPPARFQRTDQWIPVYSWLESLDTDEVVKSKDILDWLNDNPQVKDQLCSRHSRYHLMHYIKKCHLKILKRREKKVGSQPLNKESVLKVRKDVVAKKPAPVPNNPLNNIPKDSDLYIAKRNEALRKYEM, encoded by the exons ATGAGTGTTTCTCAACTCGGGTCAAATTTGGCGGCAGCCGACGAGATGTCGAACTCAACGGAGCAAACCCTAGACGGCGAACCTCGACCGTCCGATCGGAGCCCTAAAAATCAGCTCCGAGAAGATCAACAGCAAGCCCAAGAATGGGAGACCCTGGCTCGAGCCTGGGTAGGTGCTTTTCCAGAAGCAAAAGCCGTGACGGAGAGCCAAGTGGAAGTCTGGATCGATTCCAACTTCGGCTCGTTACCAGCCGATCTCCAATCGATGCCACGATCTGAGCTCATCGAAAGACTCCTCTCAATCCAAAATTACCTGAGATTTCCCTCCCAGACCCAG GATAGAGAACCAAGTCAGCATGATCTTCCACCGGCTCGGTTTCAGCGCACCGATCAGTGGATACCGGTGTATTCATGGTTAGAATCTTTGGATACCGATGAAGTGGTCAAATCGAAAGATATTTTGGATTGGTTGAACGATAACCCACAAGTCAAGGACCAATTGTGCTCTAGGCATTCGCGGTATCATTTGATGCACTACATAAAAAAGTGCCATTTAAAGATATTAAAGAGGAGGGAAAAGAAG GTTGGATCGCAGCCCTTGAATAAAGAAAGTGTTTTGAAAGTTCGGAAGGATGTAGTGGCAAAAAAACCAGCACCAGTGCCAA ACAATCCTTTGAACAATATACCTAAAGATAGCGACCTCTACATAGCTAAACGGAACGAGGCTTTGCGCAAATACGAGAT GTAG
- the LOC108454867 gene encoding uncharacterized protein LOC108454867 isoform X1, giving the protein MSVSQLGSNLAAADEMSNSTEQTLDGEPRPSDRSPKNQLREDQQQAQEWETLARAWVGAFPEAKAVTESQVEVWIDSNFGSLPADLQSMPRSELIERLLSIQNYLRFPSQTQDREPSQHDLPPARFQRTDQWIPVYSWLESLDTDEVVKSKDILDWLNDNPQVKDQLCSRHSRYHLMHYIKKCHLKILKRREKKVGSQPLNKESVLKVRKDVVAKKPAPVPNNPLNNIPKDSDLYIAKRNEALRKYEILLELEKKLSPVFSMKK; this is encoded by the exons ATGAGTGTTTCTCAACTCGGGTCAAATTTGGCGGCAGCCGACGAGATGTCGAACTCAACGGAGCAAACCCTAGACGGCGAACCTCGACCGTCCGATCGGAGCCCTAAAAATCAGCTCCGAGAAGATCAACAGCAAGCCCAAGAATGGGAGACCCTGGCTCGAGCCTGGGTAGGTGCTTTTCCAGAAGCAAAAGCCGTGACGGAGAGCCAAGTGGAAGTCTGGATCGATTCCAACTTCGGCTCGTTACCAGCCGATCTCCAATCGATGCCACGATCTGAGCTCATCGAAAGACTCCTCTCAATCCAAAATTACCTGAGATTTCCCTCCCAGACCCAG GATAGAGAACCAAGTCAGCATGATCTTCCACCGGCTCGGTTTCAGCGCACCGATCAGTGGATACCGGTGTATTCATGGTTAGAATCTTTGGATACCGATGAAGTGGTCAAATCGAAAGATATTTTGGATTGGTTGAACGATAACCCACAAGTCAAGGACCAATTGTGCTCTAGGCATTCGCGGTATCATTTGATGCACTACATAAAAAAGTGCCATTTAAAGATATTAAAGAGGAGGGAAAAGAAG GTTGGATCGCAGCCCTTGAATAAAGAAAGTGTTTTGAAAGTTCGGAAGGATGTAGTGGCAAAAAAACCAGCACCAGTGCCAA ACAATCCTTTGAACAATATACCTAAAGATAGCGACCTCTACATAGCTAAACGGAACGAGGCTTTGCGCAAATACGAGAT CTTATTGGAGTTGGAGAAGAAGCTTTCACCCGTTTTCTCAATGAAAAAATGA
- the LOC108456402 gene encoding zinc finger protein SHOOT GRAVITROPISM 5-like: protein MEEQDEKELQLLPTSLTIASPSPTLSHSSSLTYRSTTMMSDQFLGPSSSLDLQLSISLRPVHQHPSNRNDFDRVESLKQRTAEQIRLAAIEKAYAERVRELTKREMEMARSDFARAKHVWKRAREDVEKAEKMKERATLQIDSTCMEITCQSCRQRFKP from the coding sequence ATGGAAGAGCAAGATGAAAAAGAGCTGCAATTACTCCCCACTTCTCTCACCATTGCTTCACCATCCCCCACGTTATCTCATTCTTCATCGCTAACTTACCGATCGACGACGATGATGAGCGATCAATTCTTAGGGCCGTCATCATCACTTGACTTGCAGCTATCAATCAGTCTAAGGCCAGTCCATCAACATCCATCAAACCGTAACGATTTCGATCGCGTTGAGTCATTGAAACAACGGACGGCGGAGCAAATCCGGTTGGCGGCCATCGAGAAGGCTTACGCGGAGCGAGTTCGGGAGCTCACAAAGAGGGAAATGGAGATGGCTCGGTCCGATTTCGCGAGAGCTAAACATGTTTGGAAAAGAGCAAGGGAAGATGTTGAAAAAGCTGAGAAAATGAAGGAAAGAGCAACGTTGCAGATAGATTCTACGTGCATGGAGATCACTTGCCAATCTTGTAGGCAAAGGTTCAAGCCTTAA